The Schistocerca cancellata isolate TAMUIC-IGC-003103 chromosome 4, iqSchCanc2.1, whole genome shotgun sequence genome contains a region encoding:
- the LOC126184237 gene encoding uncharacterized protein LOC126184237, with protein MSIDLRNRYTTVKQVSNEDKKCFCSSKAEELFVKQEVMKVGDLHFVDYRIQEDFENGYNYVIHEWNLTVFTEIPDEHYENPSVIHCISKNTCMVVCHVRKSKLLKDTKSYIIILATLTVLLCFIFSYIL; from the exons atgagtatagatttaaggaatagat ACACTACTGTGAAGCAAGTGTCTAATGAAGATAAGAAGTGCTTTTGTAGCAGTAAAGCAGAAGAGCTATTCGTTAAACAAGAGGTAATGAAAGTGGGAGATCTGCATTTTGTAGATTACAG GATACAAGAAGATTTTGAAAATGGCTACAACTATGTAATACATGAATGGAACTTAACAGTATTCACAGAAATTCCAGATGAG CATTATGAAAACCCCAGTGTAATTCACTGTATAAGCAAGAATACATGTATG GTTGTGTGCCATGTGAGGAAGTCTAAACTATTAAAGGACACGAAATCGTATATCATAATTCTAGCTACACTGACAGTTCTTCTCTGTTTTATTTTTTCGTACATTCTCTGA